One window of the Tachypleus tridentatus isolate NWPU-2018 chromosome 10, ASM421037v1, whole genome shotgun sequence genome contains the following:
- the LOC143229404 gene encoding rap guanine nucleotide exchange factor 6-like isoform X3, producing the protein MSGYGYQDFLNSLKKLSDERTQEDMKILYTHLHGMGALSSLREASLRNLCKTVRYEKHDANDILYCRGELSSCWYILLSGSVFIDGSMFLPRSSFGKRTAGGGRRVNECLILESSEMIAVDYPDVQLMRPGQRQSCTTMNLEKLLALEQDEVSVEPRSRRLHMDGTDVVDHQSHHHLQLSEYQPVQTILHRGETLLKSNRSSHGSDTSSAYSGSDTMQSVQSSLEDQEVDLSGLMESAVDSDDEEDLAELIDSLTVRDTVRECLEKDSSERTDDDIEVLLELVQHLPAFANMTLAVRRALCAVMVFAVVEKAGTVVMNDGEELDSWSVIVNGQVEVELPDGNIQELHFGDSFGITATTEKMYHQGTMRTKVDDCQFVCIAQSDYHKILHQGEENTKKHEEDGQVILVTERRILDGGSCQGHVVIRGTSESLMAQLVEENTLDPSYVEDFLLTHRTFISSPLVVANNLLSWFKDHQLRDKVTRVVLLWINYHFPDFEMDADMMEFLEKFESVLEQEKMQSQLRLLNIACATKARSRTITLARSTRDDVLHFSILGGYERGFGIFISKVNKGSKAEDVGLRRGDQILEVNGQSFEHVSHARALEILRGTTHLSITVRSNLLAFKEMLNTPENSPRQRGRKVSEIARLQSDPRARLSSHFDWGEMVIPIELGVSALLQPPNSPPPQCLRTSSGPAGDGKQEKKGFKTLSNRGKIKKALAKMNIMHKSGNSESQLNSSDDSLYSLRSGSSNCSTNHRRTRAVSPKRSSGSGSLYHSHSNPDLASLSAYYEPELRPDFPEHVLKVYRADQTFKYLLIHKETTAREVVMLSLREFGISDPSSKYSLCEVTCGEGGVIKQRRLPDQMHNLAERIGLSSRYYLKNNSSTEALVPDDLAGELLRESQVHFLQLNSVEIATQLTLEDFSIFCQIEPTEYIDDLFDIKSRYGTPKLSKFGELVNREMFWVVTEVCSEPNHLRRMKIIKQFIKVARQCKECKNFNSMFAILSGLDHGAVSRLRCAWEKLPSKYSKMFKDLSDLMDPSRNMCKYRTLISSEHTQPPMIPFYPVVKKDLTFIHLGNDTKVEGLVNFEKLRMVAKEVRQLLNMCSAPYDLFNMLELGGANPSSAMASLNSFATTTNAATVKRRKKSTPQPHPKKMFEEAQMVRRVKTYLANLKVITDEDQLRSMSIECEPMTGAGITSIQPRKRNPSPTLSTASSNSSTSEGKKSVNSGRKFGTESPQAVRKMLALSDHSKLRPHQPNRHSHSPSPSPNTARRWQDNGHGHGRSHSDTHNPSMLPVDLSAESSSVTSLNQLPLRKSQTSDSSSGGSCRCHHSYEVDSGHNSVGFDSHSNSSIGSANSPPQHRHSHYMSHSSPPVINRMRTNAPYIPHGIQVLPPIPPGPTGKFCILLLFYSLPSSSVLMPPPPPPRDSHHYPLLRARRPLDYPHPAKAMPRGRHMGQLARAHSHDGMTSVGYYNADATDPDEDEDEETQVSAV; encoded by the exons GTTGATTATCCGGATGTCCAGCTGATGCGGCCTGGTCAGCGACAGTCCTGTACTACCATGAACCTGGAAAAACTACTCGCTCTCGAACAGGACGAGGTATCTGTGGAACCTCGTTCTCGTCGATTACACATGGACGGCACTGACGTAGTAGATCACCAGTCTCACCATCACTTACAG TTATCTGAATATCAGCCAGTGCAAACCATCTTACACAGAGGTGAAACTTTGCTCAAATCTAACCGAAGCTCTCATGGCAGTGATACTTCTTCAGCCTATTCAGGATCCGATACCATGCAATCAGTGCAGTCCTCGCTGGAGGACCAGGAAGTGGACCTTTCAGGTCTTATGGAAAGTGCTGTGGATTCTGATGATGAGGAGGATCTAGCTGAGTTAATTGAT AGTCTGACTGTGAGAGACACTGTGCGAGAATGTCTTGAAAAGGACTCCTCGGAAAGGACGGATGATGATATTGAAGTTTTATTAGAGCTCGTGCAACACTTACCA gCTTTTGCTAACATGACTTTAGCAGTAAGAAGAGCACTGTGTGCAGTAATGGTGTTTGCTGTTGTTGAGAAAGCTGGGACAGTTGTGATGAATGATGGAGAGGAACTTGATTCTTGGTCTGTCATTGTTAATGGGCAAGTGGAAGTTGAACTTCCAGATGGGAACATTCAGGAGTTGCATTTTGGAGACAG CTTTGGAATAACTGCTACAACAGAGAAAATGTATCATCAGGGAACAATGCGTACTAAAGTGGATGActgtcagtttgtttgtattgCTCAGAGTGATTATCACAAAATTCTCCATCAGGGGGAAGAGAACACTAAAAAACATGAAGAAGATGGTCAAGTTATCCTTGTAACAGAACGAAGGATCTTGGATGGAGGAAGTTGTCAGGGTCATGTGGTCATTAGG GGGACATCTGAAAGTCTAATGGCTCAACTAGTGGAAGAAAATACTCTAGATCCCAGCTATGTAGAAGATTTCCTGCTGACACATAGAACCTTTATTTCTTCTCCTTTGGTGGTTGCAAATAATCTTCTGTCTTGGTTTAAAGATCATCAGCTGAGAGACAAA GTGACTAGAGTTGTTCTCCTGTGGATTAATTACCATTTCCCAGATTTTGAGATGGATGCAGATATGATGGAATTCCTTGAGAAGTTTGAATCTGTTCTTGAACAAGAG AAAATGCAAAGTCAGTTACGTTTACTTAATATTGCTTGTGCCACTAAGGCTCGTAGTAGAACAATAACTTTGGCTCGCTCTACACGAGATGATGTCCTTCACTTCTCTATTCTTGGTGGCTATGAGCGAGGATTTGGAATTTTTATCTCTAAGGTTAACAAAGGCTCTAAAGCAGAAGATGTGGGTTTACGAAGAGGTGACCAG attCTTGAAGTCAATGGACAGAGTTTTGAACATGTTAGCCATGCTCGAGCTCTGGAAATCTTACGAGGGACAACACATCTTTCAATTACTGTCAGATCCAATCTTTTAG CTTTTAAAGAAATGCTCAATACACCTGAGAATTCCCCCCGTCAACGAGGAAGAAAAGTTTCAGAAATTGCTCGTTTGCAGTCTGATCCTAGGGCTAGGTTATCTTCACATTTTGACTGGGGAGAAATGGTTATTCCCATAGAGCTTGGAGTGAGTGCATTACTCCAACCTCCAAATTCACCTCCACCCCAGTGTCTGAGAACTTCGTCTGGTCCTGCTGGTGATGGTAAGCAAGAGAAAAAAGGGTTCAAGACTCTCAGTAATCGAGGGAAAATCAAAAAAGCACTTGCAAAAATGAATATCATGCATAAATCTGGCAATAG TGAATCTCAACTGAACAGTTCCGATGATAGTTTATATTCCTTACGCAGTGGGAGCAGTAATTGTTCAACAAATCACCGTAGGACAAGGGCAGTGTCTCCTAAACGATCTTCTGGAAGTGGCTCCCTTTATCATAGCCACAGCAACCCAGATCTGGCATCTTTATCAGCTTATTACGAACCAGAGCTAAGACCAGATTTTCCTGAGCATGTGCTTAAAGTGTACAGAGCAGatcaaactttcaaatatttacttattcataag GAGACTACTGCCAGAGAAGTAGTAATGTTATCCCTCAGGGAGTTTGGCATTAGTGATCCAAGCAG CAAATACTCTTTGTGTGAGGTAACTTGTGGAGAAGGCGGTGTCATAAAGCAAAGAAGACTGCCTGATCAGATGCACAATTTGGCAGAGCGTATTGGTCTTAGCAGTCGTTACTACTTAAAGAACAATTCCTCAACTGAAGCTCTTGTACCTGATGATTTAGCAGGG GAACTCCTCCGAGAGAGTCAAGTTCACTTCCTCCAGTTAAACAGTGTGGAAATAGCCACCCAGCTTACTTTGGAAGACTTCAGCATCTTTTGCCAAATCGAACCCACAGAATATATTGATGACTTGTTTGATATCAAATCCAGATATGGAACACCAAAGCTTTCAAAGTTTGGCGAG CTTGTCAACAGAGAGATGTTTTGGGTAGTGACTGAAGTATGTAGTGAACCAAATCACTTGCGAAggatgaagattattaaacaattCATCAAAGTAGCAA GACAGTGTAAGGAATGTAAAAACTTCAATTCTATGTTTGCTATTCTGAGTGGACTTGACCATGGAGCAGTATCCAGATTGAGGTGTGCATGGGAGAAGCTGCCATCTAAGTATTCCAAAATGTTTAAG GATCTGAGTGACCTTATGGACCCATCTCGAAATATGTGTAAATACAGGACACTAATAAGCAGTGAGCATACTCAGCCCCCTATG ATACCGTTTTATCCTGTTGTGAAAAAGGATCTTACGTTCATTCATCTAGGTAACGACACCAAGGTGGAAGGCCTA GTTAACTTTGAAAAGTTGAGAATGGTGGCTAAAGAAGTGCGGCAACTCCTTAACATGTGTTCAGCCCCATAT GACCTTTTTAACATGTTGGAGTTAGGAGGAGCCAATCCTTCCTCTGCTATGGCTTCTTTGAACAGCTTTGCCACAACTACTAATGCTGCAACTGTAAAGAGAAGAAAGAAGAGTACCCCACAACCTCATCCAAAGAAAATGTTCGAAGAA GCACAAATGGTGAGAAGAGTGAAAACCTATTTGGCTAACCTGAAAGTTATTACTGATGAAGACCAACTGAGAAGTATGTCCATAGAATGTGAACCAATGACAGGAGCAG GTATCACCAGTATCCAGCCAAGAAAACGAAACCCTTCACCAACATTATCAACAGCCAGTAGTAACAGCAGTACATCAGAGGGAAAGAAATCCGTAAACTCAGGACGAAAATTTG GTACAGAATCACCTCAGGCTGTGAGGAAAATGTTAGCTCTTTCTGATCACAGTAAGCTTCGCCCCCACCAACCTAATAGACACTCCCATTCCCCTTCTCCTTCTCCAAACACAGCTCGACGATGGCAAGACAATGGCCATGGTCATGGTCGCTCTCATAGTGATACTCACAATCCTTCAATGCTTCCAGTAGACCTGTCAGCAGAGAGTTCTAGTGTGACCAGTCTGAATCAACTTCCACTACGTAAATCACAGACTTCAG ACAGTAGCAGTGGAGGAAGCTGCCGTTGCCACCATAGTTATGAAGTGGATTCTGGTCACAATTCTGTTGGTTTTGACAGCCATAGCAATAGTTCCATTGGATCTGCTAACTCGCCACCTCAGCATCGGCATTCTCACTATA TGTCACACTCCTCCCCTCCTGTTATTAATCGGATGAGAACAAATGCACCGTACATTCCTCATGGGATCCAGGTACTTCCGCCCATTCCTCCTGGGCCTACAGGCAAGTTTTGTATCCTCCTCCTTTTTTACA GTCTTCCATCATCCTCAGTACTCATGCCTCCACCCCCTCCTCCACGGGATAGTCACCATTACCCTCTGCTCCGTGCACGGAGGCCTTTAGACTACCCTCACCCAGCTAAAGCAATGCCACGTGGTCGTCATATGGGTCAGTTAGCCAGGGCTCATAGCCATGATGGTATGACATCTGTAGGTTACTACAATGCTGATGCTACAGACCCTGATGAAGATG aAGATGAAGAGACTCAAGTATCAGCAGTATAA
- the LOC143229404 gene encoding rap guanine nucleotide exchange factor 2-like isoform X7, whose translation MSKSGSGGVDRRWNSSVFSFGKRTAGGGRRVNECLILESSEMIAVDYPDVQLMRPGQRQSCTTMNLEKLLALEQDEVSVEPRSRRLHMDGTDVVDHQSHHHLQLSEYQPVQTILHRGETLLKSNRSSHGSDTSSAYSGSDTMQSVQSSLEDQEVDLSGLMESAVDSDDEEDLAELIDSLTVRDTVRECLEKDSSERTDDDIEVLLELVQHLPAFANMTLAVRRALCAVMVFAVVEKAGTVVMNDGEELDSWSVIVNGQVEVELPDGNIQELHFGDSFGITATTEKMYHQGTMRTKVDDCQFVCIAQSDYHKILHQGEENTKKHEEDGQVILVTERRILDGGSCQGHVVIRGTSESLMAQLVEENTLDPSYVEDFLLTHRTFISSPLVVANNLLSWFKDHQLRDKVTRVVLLWINYHFPDFEMDADMMEFLEKFESVLEQEKMQSQLRLLNIACATKARSRTITLARSTRDDVLHFSILGGYERGFGIFISKVNKGSKAEDVGLRRGDQILEVNGQSFEHVSHARALEILRGTTHLSITVRSNLLAFKEMLNTPENSPRQRGRKVSEIARLQSDPRARLSSHFDWGEMVIPIELGVSALLQPPNSPPPQCLRTSSGPAGDGKQEKKGFKTLSNRGKIKKALAKMNIMHKSGNSESQLNSSDDSLYSLRSGSSNCSTNHRRTRAVSPKRSSGSGSLYHSHSNPDLASLSAYYEPELRPDFPEHVLKVYRADQTFKYLLIHKETTAREVVMLSLREFGISDPSSKYSLCEVTCGEGGVIKQRRLPDQMHNLAERIGLSSRYYLKNNSSTEALVPDDLAGELLRESQVHFLQLNSVEIATQLTLEDFSIFCQIEPTEYIDDLFDIKSRYGTPKLSKFGELVNREMFWVVTEVCSEPNHLRRMKIIKQFIKVARQCKECKNFNSMFAILSGLDHGAVSRLRCAWEKLPSKYSKMFKDLSDLMDPSRNMCKYRTLISSEHTQPPMIPFYPVVKKDLTFIHLGNDTKVEGLVNFEKLRMVAKEVRQLLNMCSAPYDLFNMLELGGANPSSAMASLNSFATTTNAATVKRRKKSTPQPHPKKMFEEAQMVRRVKTYLANLKVITDEDQLRSMSIECEPMTGAGITSIQPRKRNPSPTLSTASSNSSTSEGKKSVNSGRKFGTESPQAVRKMLALSDHSKLRPHQPNRHSHSPSPSPNTARRWQDNGHGHGRSHSDTHNPSMLPVDLSAESSSVTSLNQLPLRKSQTSGSVTSTDSSSGGSCRCHHSYEVDSGHNSVGFDSHSNSSIGSANSPPQHRHSHYMSHSSPPVINRMRTNAPYIPHGIQVLPPIPPGPTGKFCILLLFYSLPSSSVLMPPPPPPRDSHHYPLLRARRPLDYPHPAKAMPRGRHMGQLARAHSHDGMTSVGYYNADATDPDEDEDEETQVSAV comes from the exons GTTGATTATCCGGATGTCCAGCTGATGCGGCCTGGTCAGCGACAGTCCTGTACTACCATGAACCTGGAAAAACTACTCGCTCTCGAACAGGACGAGGTATCTGTGGAACCTCGTTCTCGTCGATTACACATGGACGGCACTGACGTAGTAGATCACCAGTCTCACCATCACTTACAG TTATCTGAATATCAGCCAGTGCAAACCATCTTACACAGAGGTGAAACTTTGCTCAAATCTAACCGAAGCTCTCATGGCAGTGATACTTCTTCAGCCTATTCAGGATCCGATACCATGCAATCAGTGCAGTCCTCGCTGGAGGACCAGGAAGTGGACCTTTCAGGTCTTATGGAAAGTGCTGTGGATTCTGATGATGAGGAGGATCTAGCTGAGTTAATTGAT AGTCTGACTGTGAGAGACACTGTGCGAGAATGTCTTGAAAAGGACTCCTCGGAAAGGACGGATGATGATATTGAAGTTTTATTAGAGCTCGTGCAACACTTACCA gCTTTTGCTAACATGACTTTAGCAGTAAGAAGAGCACTGTGTGCAGTAATGGTGTTTGCTGTTGTTGAGAAAGCTGGGACAGTTGTGATGAATGATGGAGAGGAACTTGATTCTTGGTCTGTCATTGTTAATGGGCAAGTGGAAGTTGAACTTCCAGATGGGAACATTCAGGAGTTGCATTTTGGAGACAG CTTTGGAATAACTGCTACAACAGAGAAAATGTATCATCAGGGAACAATGCGTACTAAAGTGGATGActgtcagtttgtttgtattgCTCAGAGTGATTATCACAAAATTCTCCATCAGGGGGAAGAGAACACTAAAAAACATGAAGAAGATGGTCAAGTTATCCTTGTAACAGAACGAAGGATCTTGGATGGAGGAAGTTGTCAGGGTCATGTGGTCATTAGG GGGACATCTGAAAGTCTAATGGCTCAACTAGTGGAAGAAAATACTCTAGATCCCAGCTATGTAGAAGATTTCCTGCTGACACATAGAACCTTTATTTCTTCTCCTTTGGTGGTTGCAAATAATCTTCTGTCTTGGTTTAAAGATCATCAGCTGAGAGACAAA GTGACTAGAGTTGTTCTCCTGTGGATTAATTACCATTTCCCAGATTTTGAGATGGATGCAGATATGATGGAATTCCTTGAGAAGTTTGAATCTGTTCTTGAACAAGAG AAAATGCAAAGTCAGTTACGTTTACTTAATATTGCTTGTGCCACTAAGGCTCGTAGTAGAACAATAACTTTGGCTCGCTCTACACGAGATGATGTCCTTCACTTCTCTATTCTTGGTGGCTATGAGCGAGGATTTGGAATTTTTATCTCTAAGGTTAACAAAGGCTCTAAAGCAGAAGATGTGGGTTTACGAAGAGGTGACCAG attCTTGAAGTCAATGGACAGAGTTTTGAACATGTTAGCCATGCTCGAGCTCTGGAAATCTTACGAGGGACAACACATCTTTCAATTACTGTCAGATCCAATCTTTTAG CTTTTAAAGAAATGCTCAATACACCTGAGAATTCCCCCCGTCAACGAGGAAGAAAAGTTTCAGAAATTGCTCGTTTGCAGTCTGATCCTAGGGCTAGGTTATCTTCACATTTTGACTGGGGAGAAATGGTTATTCCCATAGAGCTTGGAGTGAGTGCATTACTCCAACCTCCAAATTCACCTCCACCCCAGTGTCTGAGAACTTCGTCTGGTCCTGCTGGTGATGGTAAGCAAGAGAAAAAAGGGTTCAAGACTCTCAGTAATCGAGGGAAAATCAAAAAAGCACTTGCAAAAATGAATATCATGCATAAATCTGGCAATAG TGAATCTCAACTGAACAGTTCCGATGATAGTTTATATTCCTTACGCAGTGGGAGCAGTAATTGTTCAACAAATCACCGTAGGACAAGGGCAGTGTCTCCTAAACGATCTTCTGGAAGTGGCTCCCTTTATCATAGCCACAGCAACCCAGATCTGGCATCTTTATCAGCTTATTACGAACCAGAGCTAAGACCAGATTTTCCTGAGCATGTGCTTAAAGTGTACAGAGCAGatcaaactttcaaatatttacttattcataag GAGACTACTGCCAGAGAAGTAGTAATGTTATCCCTCAGGGAGTTTGGCATTAGTGATCCAAGCAG CAAATACTCTTTGTGTGAGGTAACTTGTGGAGAAGGCGGTGTCATAAAGCAAAGAAGACTGCCTGATCAGATGCACAATTTGGCAGAGCGTATTGGTCTTAGCAGTCGTTACTACTTAAAGAACAATTCCTCAACTGAAGCTCTTGTACCTGATGATTTAGCAGGG GAACTCCTCCGAGAGAGTCAAGTTCACTTCCTCCAGTTAAACAGTGTGGAAATAGCCACCCAGCTTACTTTGGAAGACTTCAGCATCTTTTGCCAAATCGAACCCACAGAATATATTGATGACTTGTTTGATATCAAATCCAGATATGGAACACCAAAGCTTTCAAAGTTTGGCGAG CTTGTCAACAGAGAGATGTTTTGGGTAGTGACTGAAGTATGTAGTGAACCAAATCACTTGCGAAggatgaagattattaaacaattCATCAAAGTAGCAA GACAGTGTAAGGAATGTAAAAACTTCAATTCTATGTTTGCTATTCTGAGTGGACTTGACCATGGAGCAGTATCCAGATTGAGGTGTGCATGGGAGAAGCTGCCATCTAAGTATTCCAAAATGTTTAAG GATCTGAGTGACCTTATGGACCCATCTCGAAATATGTGTAAATACAGGACACTAATAAGCAGTGAGCATACTCAGCCCCCTATG ATACCGTTTTATCCTGTTGTGAAAAAGGATCTTACGTTCATTCATCTAGGTAACGACACCAAGGTGGAAGGCCTA GTTAACTTTGAAAAGTTGAGAATGGTGGCTAAAGAAGTGCGGCAACTCCTTAACATGTGTTCAGCCCCATAT GACCTTTTTAACATGTTGGAGTTAGGAGGAGCCAATCCTTCCTCTGCTATGGCTTCTTTGAACAGCTTTGCCACAACTACTAATGCTGCAACTGTAAAGAGAAGAAAGAAGAGTACCCCACAACCTCATCCAAAGAAAATGTTCGAAGAA GCACAAATGGTGAGAAGAGTGAAAACCTATTTGGCTAACCTGAAAGTTATTACTGATGAAGACCAACTGAGAAGTATGTCCATAGAATGTGAACCAATGACAGGAGCAG GTATCACCAGTATCCAGCCAAGAAAACGAAACCCTTCACCAACATTATCAACAGCCAGTAGTAACAGCAGTACATCAGAGGGAAAGAAATCCGTAAACTCAGGACGAAAATTTG GTACAGAATCACCTCAGGCTGTGAGGAAAATGTTAGCTCTTTCTGATCACAGTAAGCTTCGCCCCCACCAACCTAATAGACACTCCCATTCCCCTTCTCCTTCTCCAAACACAGCTCGACGATGGCAAGACAATGGCCATGGTCATGGTCGCTCTCATAGTGATACTCACAATCCTTCAATGCTTCCAGTAGACCTGTCAGCAGAGAGTTCTAGTGTGACCAGTCTGAATCAACTTCCACTACGTAAATCACAGACTTCAG GTTCAGTCACATCCACAGACAGTAGCAGTGGAGGAAGCTGCCGTTGCCACCATAGTTATGAAGTGGATTCTGGTCACAATTCTGTTGGTTTTGACAGCCATAGCAATAGTTCCATTGGATCTGCTAACTCGCCACCTCAGCATCGGCATTCTCACTATA TGTCACACTCCTCCCCTCCTGTTATTAATCGGATGAGAACAAATGCACCGTACATTCCTCATGGGATCCAGGTACTTCCGCCCATTCCTCCTGGGCCTACAGGCAAGTTTTGTATCCTCCTCCTTTTTTACA GTCTTCCATCATCCTCAGTACTCATGCCTCCACCCCCTCCTCCACGGGATAGTCACCATTACCCTCTGCTCCGTGCACGGAGGCCTTTAGACTACCCTCACCCAGCTAAAGCAATGCCACGTGGTCGTCATATGGGTCAGTTAGCCAGGGCTCATAGCCATGATGGTATGACATCTGTAGGTTACTACAATGCTGATGCTACAGACCCTGATGAAGATG aAGATGAAGAGACTCAAGTATCAGCAGTATAA